One window of the Streptomyces asoensis genome contains the following:
- a CDS encoding type III polyketide synthase, whose product MTRIAAVHGALAPHRRTQSEITEMVARTCLPEGADRRILDRLHRSAKVRSRHMTLPLERYGELDGFGASNDVFIAAATDLGTRAVRDALRTARLSAADVDLLIFTSVTGIATPSIDARLAGRLGMRPDVKRLPLFGLGCAGGAAGLARMHDYLLGRPDHVAVLLSVELCSLTFQRDDASVANLVATGLFGDGAAAVVACGADRPADTGGPVIVDTRSRLYPDTGRVMGWDIKDSGFQVVLDPQVPDVVRRYLADDVEGFLGDHGLKPKDVTAWVCHPGGPKVLQAVTETLDLPDDALDVTWRHLADVGNLSSSSVLHVLRDTLAERRPPPGTPGVLLAMGPGFACELVLLRW is encoded by the coding sequence ATGACGCGGATCGCCGCCGTTCACGGTGCCCTCGCACCGCACCGCCGCACCCAGTCCGAGATCACCGAAATGGTGGCCCGCACCTGTCTGCCCGAGGGCGCCGACCGCCGAATCCTGGACCGGCTGCACCGCAGTGCGAAGGTCCGCTCGCGCCATATGACACTGCCGCTCGAACGGTACGGCGAACTGGACGGGTTCGGCGCCTCCAACGACGTCTTCATCGCCGCCGCCACCGACCTGGGCACCAGGGCCGTCCGGGACGCACTGCGCACGGCGCGTCTGTCCGCAGCCGACGTGGACCTGCTGATCTTCACCTCCGTCACCGGCATCGCCACCCCCTCGATCGACGCACGGCTGGCCGGCCGCCTCGGAATGCGGCCGGATGTCAAACGGCTGCCCCTGTTCGGCCTGGGTTGTGCCGGCGGCGCCGCCGGTCTGGCCCGTATGCACGACTACCTGCTGGGCCGCCCCGACCACGTGGCGGTGTTGCTGTCGGTCGAACTGTGCTCGCTCACCTTCCAGCGCGACGACGCCTCCGTGGCCAACCTGGTCGCCACCGGGCTGTTCGGCGACGGCGCCGCCGCGGTCGTCGCGTGCGGTGCGGACCGCCCCGCCGACACCGGCGGCCCGGTGATCGTGGACACCCGCAGCCGCCTGTACCCGGACACCGGGCGCGTCATGGGCTGGGACATCAAGGACTCGGGCTTCCAGGTCGTCCTCGACCCGCAGGTGCCCGACGTGGTGCGCCGTTACCTGGCCGATGACGTCGAGGGGTTTCTCGGCGACCACGGCCTGAAGCCGAAGGACGTGACCGCCTGGGTGTGCCACCCCGGCGGCCCCAAGGTCCTCCAGGCCGTCACCGAGACCCTCGACCTGCCCGACGACGCGCTTGATGTGACCTGGCGTCACCTGGCAGACGTCGGCAACCTCTCCTCGTCGTCGGTGCTCCACGTACTGCGCGACACTCTGGCCGAGCGCCGCCCGCCGCCGGGCACTCCGGGTGTGCTGCTGGCGATGGGGCCCGGCTTCGCCTGCGAACTCGTCCTGCTGCGCTGGTAG